One part of the Mangrovibacillus cuniculi genome encodes these proteins:
- a CDS encoding VOC family protein, which produces MNLGAFSVSLTVKDINASKEFYEKLGFEEFGGNIEHKWLIMKNGASTIGLFEGMFEKNILTFNPGWDQNAQEIDPFKDVRQLQETLREKGISFTSEVSSSEGPGSFTLVDPDGNPILIDQHR; this is translated from the coding sequence ATGAATCTTGGCGCATTTTCTGTAAGTTTGACGGTGAAAGATATTAACGCTTCTAAAGAGTTTTATGAGAAGTTAGGTTTTGAGGAGTTTGGTGGAAACATCGAGCACAAGTGGCTAATCATGAAGAACGGAGCAAGTACCATTGGCTTATTTGAGGGGATGTTTGAAAAGAATATCCTTACCTTTAATCCTGGATGGGATCAAAATGCACAGGAGATAGACCCGTTTAAAGATGTAAGGCAGTTACAAGAAACTCTTCGTGAAAAAGGGATTTCGTTTACGAGTGAAGTATCAAGTTCCGAGGGACCAGGTAGTTTTACTCTGGTAGACCCTGACGGTAATCCTATTCTAAT